The following are encoded together in the Rhodopseudomonas sp. BAL398 genome:
- a CDS encoding DNA -binding domain-containing protein, which yields MGIKVTKHDFLDQPPSGASLTAYDQAHLKLYLRLLDADAEGADWHEVVEVVFGLDAIAEPQRAFQVYAAHLARAKWMTENGFCELLGPRLH from the coding sequence ATGGGGATCAAAGTGACCAAACACGACTTCCTGGACCAACCGCCAAGCGGGGCATCGCTCACCGCCTATGATCAGGCGCACCTGAAGCTGTACCTGCGTTTGCTCGACGCGGACGCTGAAGGTGCAGATTGGCATGAGGTAGTCGAAGTCGTGTTCGGTCTCGACGCCATCGCCGAACCCCAACGTGCCTTTCAAGTGTACGCCGCCCACCTCGCTCGCGCGAAATGGATGACCGAAAACGGCTTTTGCGAGCTTCTTGGTCCCCGCCTGCACTGA
- a CDS encoding transcriptional regulator domain-containing protein → MSEDESWRSETAYDYIDNLNPGDLAWEFLRRNPDYRKAYQDLVSSGRLSLETAEEFANLWGLRFRRRPTCPGSHPADLLDPTNRPCCNIVRRRSTS, encoded by the coding sequence ATGTCCGAAGATGAAAGTTGGCGGTCGGAGACCGCCTATGACTATATCGACAATCTAAATCCGGGTGACCTTGCATGGGAATTCCTGCGCCGAAACCCCGACTACCGGAAAGCCTATCAGGATCTTGTGTCCAGCGGCCGGCTTTCACTCGAAACGGCGGAAGAATTTGCGAACCTATGGGGGTTGCGATTTCGGCGCCGACCCACTTGTCCCGGCTCACACCCAGCAGATCTTCTGGACCCCACAAATCGACCCTGCTGCAATATTGTTCGCCGCAGGTCCACGTCCTGA
- a CDS encoding DUF2285 domain-containing protein: protein MFDDLTPDRQSALTRFWDAIKGKRVPIDPRMTPQRRERARQMLRAVDGRRAGATYRSIGEALFPGHKIDSASWAGDALREITIRLARDGMKLVEGGYRSLLRRPRRS from the coding sequence ATGTTCGATGACCTCACACCGGACCGACAGAGTGCGCTGACCCGGTTCTGGGACGCGATCAAGGGCAAGCGCGTGCCGATCGACCCTCGAATGACCCCGCAACGCCGCGAGCGTGCGCGACAGATGCTGCGCGCGGTCGATGGACGTCGTGCCGGAGCGACGTATCGATCGATCGGAGAGGCTCTGTTCCCCGGCCATAAGATCGACTCCGCCTCCTGGGCCGGGGACGCGCTCCGCGAAATCACCATCCGGCTGGCGCGCGACGGGATGAAACTCGTCGAGGGTGGCTACCGCTCCCTCCTGCGTCGACCCCGCCGATCATAG
- a CDS encoding DUF2840 domain-containing protein gives MIGVADTSLRSGLPSSPAADVLTQVELTWIEKKIEFWIRFGREVAEQIIDRRRRVVSFAPDSVFAFVRWTSNDFGTALSRLDIVRAVSVGEPCQTLPFVRAGGDILLRADGWPKVERVLQFIDAIEARGIDAMDVSPEHWRHVHNRLTVGEAPRAYDAQQHRAFLLRRRIMP, from the coding sequence ATGATCGGTGTCGCCGACACGTCGCTGCGCAGCGGCTTGCCGTCTTCGCCCGCGGCCGATGTCCTGACCCAGGTCGAACTGACATGGATCGAGAAGAAAATCGAATTCTGGATCAGGTTCGGCCGCGAGGTCGCGGAACAGATCATCGACCGCCGCCGACGCGTCGTGTCGTTCGCGCCGGACAGCGTCTTCGCCTTCGTTCGCTGGACCTCGAATGATTTCGGCACCGCGCTGTCGCGCCTCGACATAGTGCGCGCCGTAAGTGTCGGCGAGCCCTGCCAGACGCTGCCGTTCGTGCGCGCCGGCGGCGACATCCTGTTGCGCGCGGATGGATGGCCGAAGGTCGAGCGCGTGCTCCAGTTCATCGACGCGATCGAGGCGCGGGGCATCGACGCGATGGACGTTTCGCCGGAACACTGGCGACACGTCCACAACCGCCTGACCGTCGGTGAAGCACCGCGCGCCTACGACGCGCAGCAGCATCGCGCCTTCCTCCTGCGCCGGAGGATCATGCCATGA
- a CDS encoding replication initiator protein A — MSSRHTQHDERAQLDLFRALPGDLAPRDAQDLMAYPFFSLAKSKRLAPIDFKAGSVKIRVEAVPEHGMATIWDADVLIWAASQIVEARDVGLRPSRLMATTPYEILNFIGRGVSLRDYDRLKAALDRLQSTTIATSIRQPTERRMHRFSWINEWKERADHRGRPLGLELIVPDWFYGAVLDDALVLTIDRKYFDLTGGLERWLYRLVRKHGGKQEFGWSFDFPHLHAKSGSLSPLKHFAYDLRDIVRRQPLPGYRLTIEQCLGGPEILSFAPTDPDALGIPRRRRRSTSHPGDKL; from the coding sequence ATGTCGTCCCGTCACACACAGCATGACGAGCGCGCGCAGCTCGATCTGTTTCGGGCGCTGCCCGGCGATCTCGCGCCGCGCGACGCGCAGGACCTCATGGCCTATCCATTCTTCTCGCTTGCCAAGTCGAAGCGCCTGGCGCCGATCGACTTCAAGGCGGGTTCGGTAAAGATCCGCGTCGAAGCCGTGCCCGAACACGGCATGGCGACGATCTGGGACGCCGATGTCCTGATCTGGGCGGCTTCGCAGATCGTCGAAGCGCGTGACGTCGGCTTGCGGCCGTCGCGCCTGATGGCGACCACCCCCTATGAAATTCTGAACTTCATCGGCCGCGGCGTGTCGCTGCGCGACTACGACCGCCTGAAGGCTGCGCTCGACCGGCTGCAATCGACCACCATCGCGACCTCGATCCGCCAGCCCACCGAGCGGCGAATGCACCGCTTCTCCTGGATCAACGAATGGAAGGAGCGCGCCGATCACCGCGGCCGGCCGCTCGGGCTCGAGCTGATCGTCCCCGACTGGTTCTACGGCGCAGTTCTCGACGACGCGCTCGTGCTGACGATCGATCGCAAATACTTCGATCTCACTGGCGGGCTGGAGCGCTGGCTTTACCGCCTGGTGCGTAAGCACGGCGGCAAGCAGGAATTCGGCTGGAGCTTCGATTTCCCTCATCTCCACGCCAAGTCGGGCAGCCTCTCGCCGCTCAAGCACTTCGCCTACGACCTGCGCGACATCGTCCGGCGCCAGCCGCTGCCGGGCTACCGGCTCACCATCGAGCAATGCCTTGGCGGGCCGGAAATCCTGTCCTTCGCACCAACCGATCCGGACGCGCTCGGCATCCCGCGCCGCCGCCGCCGCTCGACAAGTCACCCTGGGGATAAGCTGTGA
- a CDS encoding helix-turn-helix transcriptional regulator has protein sequence MAETTAGIPPRYLRTQEAARFLGLSERTLEKHRTYGTGPAYRKLGGRVVYAIEDLQTWADRGLVSSTSDPRGTVLPAKRQEPSDRRFAGRQPR, from the coding sequence ATGGCCGAAACTACCGCCGGCATCCCGCCACGCTACCTGCGCACGCAGGAAGCCGCTCGCTTCCTCGGACTGTCCGAGCGCACGCTTGAGAAGCACCGTACCTACGGCACCGGCCCGGCCTACCGGAAGCTCGGCGGCCGAGTCGTCTACGCCATCGAAGATCTCCAGACCTGGGCGGATCGCGGCCTCGTTAGCTCGACCTCCGACCCGCGCGGTACGGTTCTCCCCGCAAAGCGGCAGGAGCCTTCGGACCGCCGCTTCGCCGGCCGCCAGCCGCGCTGA
- a CDS encoding DUF736 domain-containing protein, translating into MATIGTFKKTGNNEFTGEIVTLSLQAKNVRIVPEANRTGDNSPSHRVFVGRVEIGAGWSKRSNEGRDYLGLKLDDPSFTAPIYANLFDDEEGEGFSLIWSRPNGRRNGE; encoded by the coding sequence ATGGCGACCATCGGCACCTTCAAGAAGACCGGCAACAACGAGTTTACCGGCGAAATCGTCACCCTCTCGCTCCAGGCCAAGAACGTCCGGATCGTCCCAGAAGCCAACCGCACCGGCGACAACAGCCCCAGCCACCGCGTCTTTGTTGGCCGGGTGGAAATCGGCGCCGGCTGGTCCAAGCGCTCCAACGAGGGCCGCGATTATCTCGGCCTCAAGCTCGACGATCCGAGCTTCACCGCCCCGATCTACGCCAACCTCTTCGACGACGAGGAAGGCGAAGGCTTCAGCCTCATCTGGTCCCGCCCGAACGGCCGCCGCAACGGCGAGTAA
- a CDS encoding multiprotein-bridging factor 1 family protein, with protein sequence MITARQSRAARALLGWTQETLADKARVSLTALKRLESDSGLEVYESTRDQVRRAFEASGVVLLNSGESVGVMLVHGKKDA encoded by the coding sequence ATGATCACCGCCCGACAATCGCGGGCCGCACGCGCGTTGCTGGGTTGGACACAGGAGACGCTCGCTGACAAGGCCCGGGTATCACTGACCGCTTTGAAGCGCCTCGAATCCGACAGCGGACTTGAGGTGTATGAATCGACTCGCGATCAGGTCCGGCGCGCCTTTGAGGCCAGCGGCGTCGTCCTCCTCAACTCCGGCGAAAGCGTGGGAGTGATGCTGGTTCATGGGAAGAAAGACGCCTGA